CACTCAGCAGGAAAATGCCTTTCACTGCTACTCACTTGCCTGTCAGTTGCAAGGACAGTGGCAGTAACAATCAGCGGCATGTGGTTGTCATGCGTCCCACTGCCTTCTCACCTTCTGCCACTTGTTTGGTCAGATTGCAACATCTTGTGCAGCTTTGTGCCAAGAGACACCGGGAACATGGAGACCTCTTTCCACATCTAGGTGCTCCATTTGAATGCATTTACCTCTAGTTTTGAATTCATTCAAAGAGAATTAACTCACCGAAATGGATTAGCTGATCTAACAGGTTCTCTTTCAGGATTGGACTGGTCAGAAGATAGCGCTGATGAGGataatgatgaagaggaggcagagagattTGTTCCTTTTCAGACTTCTTGGAAACCACAGAATGGGTTAGTATCCTAGAAGTTTACTTTACTGCATGAAATTTGGCCTGATATTTTCCATCATGACCACTTTCAGCTGTTTCCTGAATAGGTTGGAAGATGACTGCGGTTCCTCACGGAGAACACGGCTCCTTAGACTTTGCTCATACCTCCGGGAGAAATACAAGCACATGTGCAGGCAAGAGAGGGCGAGTATCCGCCAAAAGAGATACCGTTATGCCTTCCGCAAAGCCTTGTTGCACGCTGCCATTAACAACCCTGACTGTGCTGGCCAGCTGATTCAGGACTTTGGAGGTGCCGCTCAAAGCTCTTCAAGGTATtccagaaaatgtgattttagtCTGTTTTTAATGCGTTACTGGAGTTAAATGTGTGCAGTGAGATATAAGCCATTTATCAGTAGATACAACTTTAGACAagtcagtcacaaaaaaaagaaattgtaaaTTCGCAGATTTTGGTTTTACCACCAGGATTTGATTTTGATCGTTTTCCACTCTTGTATTTTTGATTTCTTGTGGAAtggcttttctgtctgttctgtttgcTCAGTCCTGCGGCTTTGTGTCTTTTCAGTGTGGCTCCGGCAAAGCAACAGAACATGGATATAGGGACCTGCACCGGCAGCACCAAGGGCCAGGCCTGCAACAACAGAGCTTTGCCCTTCACACAACACTGCTTTCAGCGTATCCTTTTCACAGATTCACTAATTGTACAGCTGGTTACAAGAAGTGCAATCCTGCCATCTAATTTGGGATCAGTTATCCAATCTTATCCAATCAAATCTAGTagtgcaagttttttttttgaaaattcaTACCATCTTGTACAATTTGCAGACGTGTCCGTGTTGTTTCCTGAATTGTACCTCTGTAGACATTCTGTTGAATCGTTCTCAGCAGCTCTTTGCTAGTTGCACAGCCAAATTTGCAGATGGTCAGCAGTGCTCCATCCCTGTGTTTGATATCACGCACCAGACACCCCTCTGCGAAGAGCATGCCAAAAAGATGGTGAGGTTCAGCGTTGTTAACAAGTTGAGGATGTTGGGAAATAAAACTTTCAAGTTTAAAGTACAGCTATTCattcaaatctaatttattattttccatgCTTCTCCTGAATTGTTGCACAGTAGGGAAATAATTAAATAGCAGAACAACAGGCACTAATATGCATAACTGATCAATTATACATAACAGAATAGTAAAATGGATAAATTGATCGGTCATAAATAGACAGTTACAATTCACATTCTTAATGAACAGTCTTTGCAGTCTTGggatagaaaaacatttttggcaaCCAGTCCACTTTGTGGCCACTTACCTGATGGAAGGAGGGCAAACAAGTTGTGTGTTTGGTAGCAGGTGTCCCCCATGATGCTTTGGGCTTTCCCTCTGCGGTGATTGGCAGATTTTCATgccattttcactttcacttttcttaTCAGCTGCTTGTGGGCCCCACTCAGTGTGGTTACATGACAGGAAATAAAGTCACAGTATTAAGAAACCAAGAGAGGGAGTCAGTAATCCGGAtggcttaaaagaaaaaatgaaatcaatgttcatatttacatgagtgttttcagtgttaGCCAGTGGTTCAGAATTTTATGTGAATCACTTACCTCAGTAACAGCATGCATTTGCTTTCTAACTGAGAAATAGTTTGGATGATTAATATTCTCAGGTAGTTTAGCTTAATTTAGCATTAAGGCTGTCCAAAGGTAACAAATTCAGTCCACCAGCACCCATGGAGTGCCCTCATTATTAACTAGTCATTAtgttttcaaatcatttcatcatattctcctttttgtttgtcGCAGCTATATCTCATGTGGGTTTATGTTGTGATGATCAATGATCCTTTTCCAAACAGGATAACTTCCTGCGCGGGGATGGAAACCGACGAGTgcagcaccagcagcaacaGCGAAAGCCACGTAAAAAGACCAAACCTCCGGCACTcaccaaaaaacacaagaagaagcGGAGGAGAGGGCCGCGGAGGCCTCAGAAACCTATCCCTCCAGCTTTGCCACAGGGGAACCTGGGAATGCCTTCTACAAGTCTAACAATGCCTTCACAGGCCAGCATCAGGTAAGCTACACCTGCTGTCTGCGAAGTTAAAAATTTAATGTGAAGGGACCCAGAATGAAGAACGACACGCTCACTCACAGTCTAATGTTACACAAGTGTGAACAGCTCCTGCACTATggcctgtttttcatttctctttttcaggagCCCATCAACACCAGATCTAAGTACAGATGAGCTTCCTGATGATATCACCAATGAAATGGCAGACATTCCAAATGACCTTGAGCTGAACCAGGAGGATTTCTCGGACGTGCTACCCAGACTACCTGATGACCTGCAGGACTTTGACCTGTTTGAAGGTTCTCTTACAGTTCATTGTCATGCTCCACTATGCCTTATAGGTAAAGAGTAACGGCTCTGTGatttgtaatgaatgaaaaatgttgtgtttatgaAGGTAAGAATGGAGAGCTCCTGCCCACCACGGAGGAGGCTGAGGAACTGGTGCGTGCGCTGCAGGCTATGGGGTCTTACCCTGAGTCCTTGGTTTGCCTGACCTCCATGGGAGACCTGGCCCCATCTGAAGGAGTGGACCACAGAGCCATGGCCGTGTTCCCTGGTCCAGTCCAGCCGGGGGCCATGGGGGATCTGCTCAACAGCCGCATCCCCACTGAGAACTTCACCAGCCTCGAGCTGGAGGACAATATACTGCAATCTGGGGGGCACTTTCCCCCCTCACCACCATCTCAGCCCGCTAACCAGCCCCCAACATCGTGCTCCAACCTGACCTCATCTTCTTCTACAGTAGCCTCTTCCACCACCTCCCTGCTCACTCAGACCTCCATGACAGAGCGAACGTTTTCCCGGACACACACATCTCATGTCTTGGCCAAGTCAGATGCGCCCGCGTCGTCTCCCCAAGGCAGCCACTATAGCAGTGAGCATGTGCCATCCCCGTATAGTGACAACATATCCTCCCCCCATGCCGGTTCCTTTCAGACTGACACCCCTCTACTACTGGAAGGCCCTCTCAGCGGAGTACCAGGACCCCCGCGCTCGTCATGGAATAATCTCCCCCTCCCCATCGCCGACCCCATGCAGTTTGGCAATCTCATAGGATCAGAAAGTCATCTCATATCCACTTCCCTGTCCACCCCCCCAGCCACCACCCACTCTGTGACGCTGCAGCCCATGGCGGCGCTCTCAGCGATGCCTCAGAGTGGTTTGACAGGCTTAACGACTTCCCCCGCCCCCTCGTCCACCCTCCCGTCCTCACACGATCTTCTCACCTCCACTCAGCCCAAGCAACAGCTCCCTCAGTTCAGCGCGGCCTTTGGCCATCAATTGGCCTCCCACAGCGGCATACCGAAAGACGTTCAGCCCAGCCACAGCTCCACAGCACCCCCAGCTGGCTTCTCCATAGTTAGTGCCACTGCTGCTAGTGCCAACAGCGCCACACCACCCTTCACTCAAAGTTAAGGAGAGCAAGCGGCCTGCAGTGGCTGCATGATGGTCTGTGGACTCACACTCACGTACAGTCCGGCCGACTGGCTTCTGATTGACCGCCCCTCTTCATCTGCTACATCTGTGCAATGTGGTAATAGTGCACTATTTGATAATGAATTTGCACAACCTCAGATTTCCCTCACTATTTTCGTTGTTGTACCTTGTAGCCAGACGGTTCCTTGGATTCTAAGTCAGTGTGAGTTCAGGCGTTCGATGCCTTGTGGTATTGTCAACAGGGGTCACAGTCAAACATTTTCGATTTTTCCAAGAAATTAATCGGTGAAAGTTGGCAGGACGTTAGCAGAGATTATCTGTGTTGCAGTGCTCAGAATCATAGAATACATAGAAGCCTCAATCGGtggtcagttttgttttgctttgccaGTTAAAGTCCTGTCTCAAAATAATCAACTGTACCCTGCCTTGCTCAGATGGCCATTgcattctttttaaaaaagattaTTCCACCTTTTTCATACACTGCTTCTGTCATGCCCTGAAAAACAAGAGTACAAGTTGTGGTATTTGTGACTCATTATGTTTCAAGCTATttaaatattatcatgataTAGAATCTTACTGAGACAGATTTCACAGTCATACGAACTTACCAAAATACttttaaacagctgttttataTTGTGTATACTATATATGtgctcatttatttgtttgctcaGACGTCAAAATCTCTGACCTCACCATTGGTTGTGGGACTCTGAGTGGCCTAGTAGACACTTGAAGGTAAATATAGTTCCTTAAAGcaataaacacattaatataACTCTagcatttaatatattttattggtCTCATTACATGTAGCTTCATTTGCCGAATCAATGCTGGATCAGGAATATACTTTGGCCTCTACCGTTGTAAGCTCTGTATTTAAACAACAGTATCACTCAACACTAGAGCGTACAAAACCTGGCAATCAGATCAAGCTGACATTTTGTCTGGCGCTATAACGAGTGGGGCTGATCAAGGAGTTTCAGTGTTATAGCAATGGTGACGACAGAGTAATCCAGGACTTTAAGTGTCTACTCTAAATGGTGCTCTCTGGTCCACATGTACAATGGTCTTTAGTGACTTTGCATGGAAACCCACGATAAGATGTTAAGGCCGCACTACCCTGAAAAGATTTAGGATGCGAATTGGCACTGGAAATGAATATTTCACTCATTAACTAAGTGTAATGTGATGGTCTAAACTGGCATTTTGAGCACATCTGAGGGAAAGCACTGTCTGTTTTACTCAGttttaaagtgattttaatCGAAATGATGCAAACCTGGGGCCTGGATTTAATTTTTAGA
This portion of the Echeneis naucrates chromosome 21, fEcheNa1.1, whole genome shotgun sequence genome encodes:
- the ino80da gene encoding INO80 complex subunit Da isoform X1, whose product is MYEGKHIHFSEVDNKPLCSYSPKLCKQRRLNGYAFCIRHVLEDKTAPFKQCEYVAKYNSQRCTNPIPKSEDRRYCNSHLQVLGFIPKKERKKKHDALEDGGIGGMRSRAHLESVALNITVPSLALKAPNGLDELPPSPPCTRLLPLPDGELLDPFAFYEDDTDGEEMGTPRRGNAIKKKLQSRLVLNQKLWHDTDLFQPPPEHFNPSPISRVHPSSPLNTHLPRQQPGLLQPPQHSSMTSFIFPGQQQGLLCNPPPPQTVNFLPPGMPANAAPSPVQPSGPSLSRKMPFTATHLPVSCKDSGSNNQRHVVVMRPTAFSPSATCLVRLQHLVQLCAKRHREHGDLFPHLGLDWSEDSADEDNDEEEAERFVPFQTSWKPQNGCFLNRLEDDCGSSRRTRLLRLCSYLREKYKHMCRQERASIRQKRYRYAFRKALLHAAINNPDCAGQLIQDFGGAAQSSSSVAPAKQQNMDIGTCTGSTKGQACNNRALPFTQHCFQHILLNRSQQLFASCTAKFADGQQCSIPVFDITHQTPLCEEHAKKMDNFLRGDGNRRVQHQQQQRKPRKKTKPPALTKKHKKKRRRGPRRPQKPIPPALPQGNLGMPSTSLTMPSQASIRSPSTPDLSTDELPDDITNEMADIPNDLELNQEDFSDVLPRLPDDLQDFDLFEGKNGELLPTTEEAEELVRALQAMGSYPESLVCLTSMGDLAPSEGVDHRAMAVFPGPVQPGAMGDLLNSRIPTENFTSLELEDNILQSGGHFPPSPPSQPANQPPTSCSNLTSSSSTVASSTTSLLTQTSMTERTFSRTHTSHVLAKSDAPASSPQGSHYSSEHVPSPYSDNISSPHAGSFQTDTPLLLEGPLSGVPGPPRSSWNNLPLPIADPMQFGNLIGSESHLISTSLSTPPATTHSVTLQPMAALSAMPQSGLTGLTTSPAPSSTLPSSHDLLTSTQPKQQLPQFSAAFGHQLASHSGIPKDVQPSHSSTAPPAGFSIVSATAASANSATPPFTQS
- the ino80da gene encoding INO80 complex subunit Da isoform X2 yields the protein MYEGKHIHFSEVDNKPLCSYSPKLCKQRRLNGYAFCIRHVLEDKTAPFKQCEYVAKYNSQRCTNPIPKSEDRRYCNSHLQVLGFIPKKERKKKHDALEDGGIGGMRSRAHLESVALNITVPSLALKAPNGLDELPPSPPCTRLLPLPDGELLDPFAFYEDDTDGEEMGTPRRGNAIKKKLQSRLVLNQKLWHDTDLFQPPPEHFNPSPISRVHPSSPLNTHLPRQQPGLLQPPQHSSMTSFIFPGQQQGLLCNPPPPQTVNFLPPGMPANAAPSPVQPSGPSLSRKMPFTATHLPVSCKDSGSNNQRHVVVMRPTAFSPSATCLVRLQHLVQLCAKRHREHGDLFPHLGLDWSEDSADEDNDEEEAERFVPFQTSWKPQNGLEDDCGSSRRTRLLRLCSYLREKYKHMCRQERASIRQKRYRYAFRKALLHAAINNPDCAGQLIQDFGGAAQSSSSVAPAKQQNMDIGTCTGSTKGQACNNRALPFTQHCFQHILLNRSQQLFASCTAKFADGQQCSIPVFDITHQTPLCEEHAKKMDNFLRGDGNRRVQHQQQQRKPRKKTKPPALTKKHKKKRRRGPRRPQKPIPPALPQGNLGMPSTSLTMPSQASIRSPSTPDLSTDELPDDITNEMADIPNDLELNQEDFSDVLPRLPDDLQDFDLFEGKNGELLPTTEEAEELVRALQAMGSYPESLVCLTSMGDLAPSEGVDHRAMAVFPGPVQPGAMGDLLNSRIPTENFTSLELEDNILQSGGHFPPSPPSQPANQPPTSCSNLTSSSSTVASSTTSLLTQTSMTERTFSRTHTSHVLAKSDAPASSPQGSHYSSEHVPSPYSDNISSPHAGSFQTDTPLLLEGPLSGVPGPPRSSWNNLPLPIADPMQFGNLIGSESHLISTSLSTPPATTHSVTLQPMAALSAMPQSGLTGLTTSPAPSSTLPSSHDLLTSTQPKQQLPQFSAAFGHQLASHSGIPKDVQPSHSSTAPPAGFSIVSATAASANSATPPFTQS